The Cryptomeria japonica chromosome 6, Sugi_1.0, whole genome shotgun sequence genomic interval AGGTTAGATAGAGTTGATCCATCAATTCCAAAGCTCGGGATTTTATTTTATATGTGGGTTGCACATTCGAAAAATATTTAAGATTGCAAAAAAATAGTGCCAAACAGTAAATAAGGAGCTCAATGGTTTTTGACTCTTAGTGTTTGAGATACATGTTTCACATAGAGTCACTTAGTGCTTTTGTGTAAGCTTGAATCTATAAAAGAAATTACATGTTTAGTGGTTGAGGTTGGTTGTCATTTGTATTGAGCTCTCTTATAGGCtgcatatgtgaagcatgacaTGGGACATAGTTACATGGTTACCCATTAACCTTGGACAAATGGAGGATGTATTAGAAAAGgttgattttttaaaaatattaatgaaaatttAATATGATATTTTAATGAATAATAAATTGAGTTTGAATTCTTCTGGAGGCCAATTTTTTCACACAACGAGGGTTTTCTAGCATTTTTTTGTGTAATGTTGATGGTATGCTTGTCTATTCAATTTTATGGTGGAATATGAATACTTGTTTGCattttttcccttttagggttaggtagaatttttttttattgctaacaattttcatttcaattcatACAAGTATATGCCTATGAAATTATTATATACTAGTAACAATGCCTAAAGGTGCTACAAAATGGACAATAGACACATATACTAATAGCTTTGTCTGCCACAATTGCATATGATaactataaaatataaaaatgttgTCTAGATCTCTCTAGTAGGCCTATAAATCCATGTTTCTATCATCTACTTGATAGAAAAGTTTTTGTAAGTTACTAAGCATATCTTTGATATTTTCCTTATGTATAATAGCATATACTTATTACTCCTCTTTTTGATTGCTTGATATTAGTTGTAAATGTTCCTTCCTCCATTATAAATATTGGTCCTATCTCTTGCAAatcctctttcttctctacttttgTTGCTTCCTTTACCTCTTTGAAAATTTGGCTCTTGCTAACTCTTTAGACTATTGTTAATGTTCACgtccaaataaataataaattgttTCTCTTGTACTAtatttttcttttatcctcttaTTTTTCATATactgtatatttatttttttaacaataAACTTGTATATTTTCAGCCTATTCAGTGATTTGTTTCTCAAAACATTGAATACAATTCTAACCCATTACATGCATTATACAGTAGATAGATATATCCAATAAATATTAATAGAAATCAAATATATGCATTCATTATATCGCACGGATAAAAACAAATTGAGTTGGTGTAGCTATGGCTCAGGTTACATTTGAGAAATGGACGTTTCTGATAATACAGATGGACACAATTATATAGCTACTACCCATTCGACCAATCATATATAATTAGTGCCAAAGCAGGTGAGGCAGTTCCCACTGGAATGGGGAATGGACTAGACAATTATTTCTTCAAACAGACAGAAAGGAATctccaaaacaaaagaaaaaaatgagagaaGCTTGCAAACTCACTGAAGATCCACCACAACCACTGCTTCACTTCGAATCAGGCGATTTGTTGACCTGAACGCCCGTCATTTCTGAAAGGATTTTGTAGTTGATGAATTGGGTTTCCTCAGCGATTACTAGATCCCAACAAAGCATTTCATTCACATTATTCACACCCACATGATCCAATTCTAAGCCCATACCCACCTCAAAATCAACCTTTTCAATACAATTCTCTGAGCTCTGATTTCCAATTGAGCGCGTGTCCATTAGATCCTTAGAGAGCAATCCAGCCCTAGTCTCAGAATCTTCAATCCCATCAGAAATCAATGAAATTCTACTCAACCCACGATCCACAAACCCATTTGTACTTACACAATCCAAGCCCAATTCACGCGTGGTTTTTCTCTGCTCGTCGTTATGAGCCAGTGGCAATAGTTTCCTCTTTTTAATAGTGGAATTCGGATTGTGATTGAATGTTTGGAGGAGCGACATCATCTGTTGTGGTCTTTTTTCTATGAAGCTGAGTCGCCTCTGCATATCCTCAAGTTCTCTATCAATACGTTCCTGCTCCTTCTTCAGCTGAACAACCTCCATAACAATGGCGTCCTCTTCGCCATTGAGCCTCTCTAATTCCCCTTCACAGTGGCGATGATTATAACTCCTTCGATGAATGCTGTTGAGTAAGTGCTTTTGGCCTCGAAGAAAGCATTCATGTGCAAATTCCCATCTA includes:
- the LOC131064171 gene encoding heat stress transcription factor A-2e-like — its product is MEGKRAAPFLTKIYAIVDDPSTDNIVSWSEGNNSFVVKDPHHFSFHLLPRYFKHSNFSSFIRQLNTYGFRKVDLDRWEFAHECFLRGQKHLLNSIHRRSYNHRHCEGELERLNGEEDAIVMEVVQLKKEQERIDRELEDMQRRLSFIEKRPQQMMSLLQTFNHNPNSTIKKRKLLPLAHNDEQRKTTRELGLDCVSTNGFVDRGLSRISLISDGIEDSETRAGLLSKDLMDTRSIGNQSSENCIEKVDFEVGMGLELDHVGVNNVNEMLCWDLVIAEETQFINYKILSEMTGVQVNKSPDSK